In Lotus japonicus ecotype B-129 chromosome 5, LjGifu_v1.2, one genomic interval encodes:
- the LOC130721380 gene encoding germin-like protein subfamily 3 member 2, whose protein sequence is MYSRKTLWLFLAILSLKVTITLASDPDPVQDFCIPNPTFASIKTPHHTILPCKNSTEATTDDFVFSGMKAAGNFSDIGLAVVSATPTNFPGLNTLGMSFTRADIEVGGINSPHFHPRATELVHVVQGKVYAGFVDSSNRVFDRMLERGEVMVFPRGLMHFLMNVGDEPATLFGSFNSQNPGMQKIPSAVFGSGIDEELLQKAFGLSSKQIGTMRRKFDPKQAR, encoded by the coding sequence ATGTACTCAAGAAAGACCCTTTGGCTTTTCCTTGCTATTCTCTCCCTCAAAGTAACAATCACATTGGCCTCAGACCCTGATCCAGTTCAAGACTTCTGCATACCAAACCCAACTTTTGCCTCCATAAAAACTCCTCACCACACCATTCTCCCTTGCAAGAACTCCACAGAGGCCACCACCGATGACTTTGTCTTCTCCGGCATGAAAGCCGCGGGGAACTTCTCAGACATAGGACTCGCTGTGGTATCCGCAACTCCCACCAATTTCCCAGGTCTCAACACTCTTGGCATGTCGTTCACAAGAGCAGATATTGAAGTTGGAGGCATCAACTCGCCGCATTTTCACCCAAGAGCCACGGAACTTGTTCATGTGGTGCAGGGGAAGGTGTATGCAGGTTTTGTGGATTCCAGCAACAGGGTGTTTGATAGAATGCTCGAACGAGGCGAGGTTATGGTGTTTCCCAGAGGGCTTATGCATTTTCTGATGAATGTTGGTGATGAGCCTGCAACGCTGTTTGGAAGTTTCAATAGCCAGAATCCTGGTATGCAGAAGATACCTTCTGCTGTGTTTGGTTCCGGGATTGATGAGGAGCTTTTGCAAAAGGCTTTTGGATTGAGTTCTAAGCAGATTGGAACCATGAGAAGGAAATTTGATCCCAAACAAGCTAGGTAG
- the LOC130720642 gene encoding protein ABSCISIC ACID-INSENSITIVE 5-like: MVCHLENLRQDKVKEKMVVTGSEMNSQGGDGVSNQQEANKNHSSFSSLGRQSSSIYSLTLDEFQHTLCEPGRNFGSMNMDEFINSIWSAEENQATNNNNPNQNNNNINNNNNLSLSETSTEKLGFIRKQPSLPRHGSLTIPAPLCRKTVDEVWSEIHKGQQSQQQNNNNNNGQNTESVPRQPTFGEMTLEDFLVKAGVVREQGANSNAMPLQVPSSQHQLLQQQFGMYPNVGPSFRPTMAIGAGGWGGNAIAVAVAPPYPVVAHSGSGGAIVESKRDGGYSVPGVGYGGQVMNGGGGGYGGNMGIGAPVSPVSPDGMGGGENSGGQFGMEMGVLRGRKRGLDGPVEKVVERRQRRMIKNRESAARSRARKQAYTIELEAELNQLKEENAQLKLALAELERRRKQQYLEETNGMVQTNAQKTKKKLSSLRRTLSCPF, encoded by the exons ATGGTTTGTCATCTCGAAAATCTTAGGCAG GACAAAGTAAAAGAGAAAATGGTGGTGACGGGTTCCGAGATGAACTCCCAAGGAGGTGACGGGGTGTCGAATCAGCAAGAAgcaaacaagaaccattcatcATTCTCATCGCTGGGAAGACAATCGTCCTCAATCTACTCCCTCACGCTCGATGAATTCCAGCACACACTCTGCGAACCGGGCAGGAATTTCGGCTCTATGAACATGGACGAGTTCATCAACAGCATTTGGAGCGCAGAAGAAAACCAagccaccaacaacaacaaccctaaccaaaacaacaacaacatcaacaacaacaacaacttgtCTCTGAGCGAAACCTCGACGGAGAAATTAGGCTTCATAAGGAAGCAGCCAAGCCTCCCTCGACATGGTTCTTTAACAATCCCTGCACCTCTTTGTAGGAAAACAGTGGATGAGGTTTGGTCTGAGATTCACAAAGGGCAGCAATCTCAGCagcagaacaacaacaacaacaacggtCAGAATACCGAGTCTGTCCCTCGCCAACCTACTTTTGGAGAGATGACTCTGGAGGATTTTCTAGTCAAGGCCGGGGTAGTTCGGGAACAAGGTGCAAATTCAAATGCAATGCCTCTCCAGGTTCCTTCTTCACAACACCAGTTGCTGCAGCAGCAGTTTGGAATGTACCCAAATGTGGGGCCCTCATTTAGGCCCACGATGGCGATTGGTGCTGGCGGTTGGGGAGGGAATGCAATTGCGGTCGCGGTTGCGCCACCTTATCCAGTTGTGGCTCacagtggcagtggtggtgcaATTGTGGAGAGTAAAAGAGATGGTGGGTATTCGGTGCCAGGGGTTGGTTATGGAGGGCAGGTGATGAATGGAGGTGGTGGAGGGTATGGGGGTAATATGGGAATTGGCGCGCCGGTGAGCCCAGTTTCGCCAGACGGGATGGGTGGAGGTGAGAACAGTGGTGGTCAATTTGGGATGGAGATGGGTGTGTTGAGGGGACGAAAAAGGGGTTTGGATGGTCCTGTGGAGAAGGTGGTGGAGAGGAGGCAGAGGAGGATGATCAAGAACAGAGAATCAGCAGCCAGATCAAGAGCAAGAAAACAG GCATACACAATTGAATTGGAAGcagaattgaatcaattaaaAGAAGAGAATGCACAGCTGAAACTAGCTCTG GCCGAGCTTGAGAGGAGAAGAAAGCAACAG TATTTAGAGGAAACGAATGGGATGGTTCAAACCAACGCTCAGAAGACCAAGAAGAAACTAAGTTCATTGAGAAGGACTCTAAGTTGCCCTTTTTGA
- the LOC130718592 gene encoding protein FAR1-RELATED SEQUENCE 5-like: MTEPYLYEEDLLVDAACGSGNVEPPSNIIPWVPPRISVDATHLFTTDQIFDTRDELEQWAKNVGKANGYVLVIARSDYAISGGKVFVTIKCAKHGIYRPYKDPNTFKYKKTASQKTDCKFNLKGRPTKGDRMWWLKVMDGKHNHEPAKSLVGHPYVGRLTEEEKGLVGTMTSTWTPPRQLLAALKENNPSNLTTITQVYSCNKRFKKEERGPLTEMQHLMKKLVEAKYVHFERQQADSSEIRDLFWAHPDAVRLFNTFPHVVIMDCTYKTNRYQIPLLEMVGLTSTGLTFSIAFCYIVREHTIDYVWALECMKSLIADDARLPQVIVTDKDLALLSAVKQCLRNCTNLLCRFHINKNVEAKCKVLIGTDDFALSVMKNWKCLIYAETVEQFDEEWKEMCVMCKDFPDFISYISTTWLKHKEKFVSAWTNSVLHFGTTTSNRAESAHSTLKRMLKDGRGDLCASWDAMDRLTTVRHNEIKASFERSINLVEHRFKSPMYTNIRGFVSRKAMQLMEDEQNRVMRDGCGCAFQVTHGLPCACALHSYDRIPYEAIHTFWKILGWDHVPIRSQASNQGDLKSEIDGLTTYFNTLDVAGQSMLRRKVKELYCPSSSSLCPPQVKIKPKRSSKAMESKPPSQQKPSLQRDPCYWEHVNNSLKPTPNKVSCPRNKKSKKSKQSSTSIYLDDLPSFFHQYIEKVIDVIADGNCGYRSVAALFRPDIGQDGWPLIREELLVELSENTAYYSNIFGYERVQSLQNRLILPIGTIATEDKWMSLPEMGYLIATRFQVVFISISLKGCYTYLPLRGGAPPEVHPVIAVGHVTNHFVQLKLKPGHPMPTIAPQWPFLAKEPTDQWIFPYAARLATFTAELNAWIDPTGGPQENVFIDLGED, from the exons ATGACTGAACCGTACCTATATGAAGAAGATTTACTGGTTGATGCCGCATGCGGTTCTGGGAATGTTGAGCCTCCTAGCAATATCATTCCGTGGGTGCCCCCTCGTATAAGCGTGGACGCCACacatttatttacaactgaCCAG ATATTTGATACTCGTGATGAGCTTGAACAATGGGCTAAGAATGTTGGAAAGGCGAATGGTTATGTGCTGGTGATCGCAAGGTCTGACTATGCTATAAGTGGAGGAAAGGTATTTGTTACTATTAAGTGTGCGAAGCATGGTATTTACAGGCCATACAAGGACCCGAATACATTCAAGTACAAAAAGACCGCATCACAAAAGACTGATTGTAAGTTTAATCTCAAAGGACGACCTACGAAGGGTGATAGAATGTGGTGGCTGAAAGTGATGGATGGtaaacacaaccatgaaccagctaaatCACTAGTTGGCCACCCCTACGTTGGTCGACTAACAGAGGAAGAGAAGGGGCTTGTGGGCACCATGACTAGTACTTGGACTCCACCGAGACAACTACTAGCGgcattgaaggaaaacaatccaaGTAACTTGACTACAATCACTCAAGTTTACAGTTGCAACAAAAGGTTTAAAAAAGAGGAGAGGGGaccattgacagaaatgcaacatttgatgaagaagttgGTAGAAGCCAAGTATGTTCACTTTGAAAGGCAACAAGCTGATTCAAGTGAGATTAGGGATCTCTTTTGGGCTCATCCTGATGCGGTCAGactcttcaacacattccctcaTGTGGTCATCATGGATTGCACGTACAAGACAAACAGATATCAGATCCCCTTGCTTGAAATGGTTGGTCTCACTTCTACGGGGTTGACTTTCTCCATAGCATTTTGCTATATAGTTAGGGAGCACACAATTGACTATGTTTGGGCCTTGGAGTGCATGAAGTCTCTTATTGCCGATGATGCCAGATTACCTCAAGTGATTGTGACTGACAAAGATTTGGCTTTACTGAGTGCTGTTAAGCAATGTCTTCGCAATTGTACCAATTTATTATGCCGGttccacataaacaagaatgtggaggcaaagtgcaaagtgttgattggcacggatgattttgcCCTTTCAGTGATGAAGAACTGGAAATGCCTGATATATGCTGAaacagtggaacaatttgatgaGGAATGGAAGGAAATGTGTGTCATGTGTAAGGACTTCCCAGATTTCATATCCTAcatttctactacatggttaaAGCACAAGGAGAAATTTGTGAGTGCGTGGACCAATTCTGTGTTGCATTTTGGAACTACAACGAGTAACAG GGCTGAAAGTGCACACTCAACCTTGAAGAGGATGCTGAAAGACGGCAGAGGTGACTTGTGCGCCTCGTGGGATGCAATGGATAGGTTGACCACTGTACGACACAATGAAATCAAGGCATCATTTGAGCGCAGTATCAACCTTGTAGAACATCGTTTCAAGTCGCCCATGTATACAAATATCAGGGGATTTGTGTCTAGAAAGGCCATGCAACTCATGGAAGATGAACAAAACAGAGTGATGCGTGATGGTTGTGGATGCGCATTCCAAGTTACCCATGGGCTTCCTTGTGCGTGTGCACTTCATAGTTATGATAGAATTCCGTATGAGGCAATCCATACTTTCTGGAAGATACTTGGTTGGGACCATGTACCCATTAGGAGTCAAGCCTCAAACCAAGGAGACCTCAAGTCAGAGATTGATGGCTTGACCACTTATTTCAACACTTTGGATGTTGCGGGCCAAAGTATGCTAAGGAGGAAGGTAAAGGAGCTCTATTGTCCTTCTAGTAGTTCACTGTGTCCTCCTCAAGTGAAGATAAAGCCCAAGCGCTCGTCCAAGGCTATGGAGAGTAAACCACCTAGTCAACAAAAACCATCCTTACAGCGTGATCCTTGTTATTGGGAACATGTTAACAATAGCCTCAAGCCAACACCTAACAAAGTCTCTTGTCCTCGAAACAAGAAGTCTAAGAAGAGCAAGCAGTCCTCCACCAGCATATACTTGGATGATTTGCCATCTTTCTTCCATCAATATATAGAAAAAGTCATAGATGTTATTGCAGATGGTAATTGTGGTTATAGATCAGTTGCTGCATTGTTCAGACCCGACATAGGTCAAGACGGTTGGCCTTTGATTAGGGAAGAGTTGCTTGTAGAACTCTCAGAGAATACCGCTTACTATAGCAACATATTTGGTTATGAGAGGGTTCAGTCtctacaaaatcgtctcatcctTCCGATTGGTACAATTGCAACTGAAGACAAGTGGATGTCTCTACCGGAGATGGGGTACCTCATTGCTACGAGGTTTCAAGTTGTCTTCatctccatttcactaaaaGGTTGTTACACTTATCTGCCATTGAGAGGAGGCGCCCCACCGGAAGTACATCCCGTTATAGCAGTTGGTCACGTCACCAACCACTTTGTTCAG CTCAAGCTTAAGCCGGGACATCCTATGCCAACAATAGCTCCCCAATGGCCGTTTTTGGCCAAAGAACCCACCGACCAATGGATCTTCCCGTATGCGGCGCGTTTGGCTACATTTACGGCAGAATTGAATGCTTGGATTGATCCTACGGGTGGTCCTCAAGAGAATGTCTTTATAGACCTTGGAGAAGATTGA
- the LOC130718594 gene encoding uncharacterized protein LOC130718594 isoform X2 — MEQDLPTFIRPCKLRGNSSASSRPLIPGPAGVVQAAMIQRSSTTDGHLIPTQQFVRRVVEDGHDTDPDFHSNAWLSALQLGGSATPLGSITHHLERVDLIVAVIKSCTPNGFGDVSVTLKDPTGTVGASVHHKVFTESEFAKDINVGSVMLIQKVAVFSPRKSNCYLNITLPNIVKVFSSDCGPPSETFTDITED, encoded by the exons atggaaCAAGATTTGCCCACCTTCATCCGCCCTTGCAAACTCCGAGGCAACTCTTCTGCAAgttctcgtcctctcattcccggCCCTGCTGGTGTTGTCCAGGCCGCCATGATTCAACGCAGCTCCACCACCGACGGACACCTCATTCCAACCCAACAATTTGTTAGGCGCGTCGTCGAAGACGGTCACGACACTGATCCCGATTTTCACTCCAATGCCTGGCTTTCAGCCCTGCAATTAGGCGGATCTGCAACTCCTCTGGGTTCCATCACTCACCATCTAGAAAGGGTCGATCTCATCGTCGCAGTTATCAAATCATGCACGCCAAACGGATTCGGCGATGTGTCAGTTACCCTGAAG GATCCTACGGGCACTGTCGGTGCTAGTGTCCATCACAAGGTTTTCACTGAAAGCGAATTCGCGAAGGACATAAATGTTGGATCTGTTATGCTTATCCAGAAG GTAGCTGTGTTTTCTCCTAGAAAATCTAATTGTTACCTGAACATAACATTGCCCAACATAGTTAAG GTATTCTCCAGTGACTGTGGACCTCCATCAGAAACATTCACCGACATTACAGAAGATTGA
- the LOC130718594 gene encoding uncharacterized protein LOC130718594 isoform X1 → MEQDLPTFIRPCKLRGNSSASSRPLIPGPAGVVQAAMIQRSSTTDGHLIPTQQFVRRVVEDGHDTDPDFHSNAWLSALQLGGSATPLGSITHHLERVDLIVAVIKSCTPNGFGDVSVTLKVFPSSAFFFINVMVFKCPLSMPYEFEFQDPTGTVGASVHHKVFTESEFAKDINVGSVMLIQKVAVFSPRKSNCYLNITLPNIVKVFSSDCGPPSETFTDITED, encoded by the exons atggaaCAAGATTTGCCCACCTTCATCCGCCCTTGCAAACTCCGAGGCAACTCTTCTGCAAgttctcgtcctctcattcccggCCCTGCTGGTGTTGTCCAGGCCGCCATGATTCAACGCAGCTCCACCACCGACGGACACCTCATTCCAACCCAACAATTTGTTAGGCGCGTCGTCGAAGACGGTCACGACACTGATCCCGATTTTCACTCCAATGCCTGGCTTTCAGCCCTGCAATTAGGCGGATCTGCAACTCCTCTGGGTTCCATCACTCACCATCTAGAAAGGGTCGATCTCATCGTCGCAGTTATCAAATCATGCACGCCAAACGGATTCGGCGATGTGTCAGTTACCCTGAAGGTATTTCCATCTTCCGCGTTCTTTTTCATCAATGTCATGGTATTTAAATGTCCTCTGTCAATGCCATATGAGTTTGAGTTTCAGGATCCTACGGGCACTGTCGGTGCTAGTGTCCATCACAAGGTTTTCACTGAAAGCGAATTCGCGAAGGACATAAATGTTGGATCTGTTATGCTTATCCAGAAG GTAGCTGTGTTTTCTCCTAGAAAATCTAATTGTTACCTGAACATAACATTGCCCAACATAGTTAAG GTATTCTCCAGTGACTGTGGACCTCCATCAGAAACATTCACCGACATTACAGAAGATTGA
- the LOC130721395 gene encoding glycine-rich protein 2-like, whose product MGMSSAAEVVDAAYQDYEPHLIPEGVPSIVDGAAVDDYLDWYTGVSHRFIIPDESRADLSAVASLRRVVDLLEQGLEVDDGPPRDTRSRTLLEKCLTVIRDLSRTQGVTFVGVRGGRGRGRGGGGGGGGDRGGGRGGGRGRRGRVGRRGRGQ is encoded by the exons ATGGGCATGAGTTCTGCTGCGGAGGTCGTTGATGCAGCATACCAGGATTATGAGCCACACTTGATTCCAGAGGGGGTCCCTAGTATAGTGGATGGAGCGGCAGTAGATGATTACCTGGACTGGTACACCGGTGTATCTCACCGGTTCATCATCCCGGATGAGAGTAGGGCCGATCTCAGTGCTGTG gCTTCTTTGCGTCGGGTCGTTGATTTGCTAGAGCAGGGACTTGAGGTCGACGACGGTCCCCCTAGAGATACACGCTCCCGCACTTTATTAGAGAAGTGCCTCACTGTCATCAGAGACTTGAGCAGGACCCAGGGCGTCACTTTCGTTGGTGTACGAGGAGGCAGAGGTCGAGGCAGAGGAGGAggcggaggtggaggtggagatAGAGGAGGTGGCAGAGGCGGAGGCAGAGGTCGTAGGGGTAGGGTGGGTCGTAGGGGCAGGGGGCAGTGA